CTTCCAATATTTGCACGCCCTTAACTCCCAATAGTATTGGCCCTGATCATACCGGCTTATTAACCTGTCACGATATAATCCAAACCATTTGAAAATAGAAGGGTAGGCCTTTTCAAAGACTATTTCAGCCTCCTTTGCACTTAATCCGGTCCAAGGGTGAGCAACATTCTCGCTTGATTCAATTTTAATAAGATATTGTTCTGAGAAAACAACCCGCCAACGCTTTATATCCCTACCTTTTAAGAAAGGTTTGATAATCTTATCACATGAAGGATCTTCAGCAATAAGGCGATTTCGTATCTTATTATCGATGATGAACGCCTCATTAAGACCTGTAATAATACCTCTATATAATCGATTGGTTATGTGTTGACTTAAAGTTGTTCCGGCAGAGTTTAGCTTTTTCATGATAGCCAGTATTTCAGGGATCTCAAGGCGCCATGCATCGGTTTTAAGTTCTTCTTGTGCCAGAGCAAAACGTTCATTGTTAAAGACGTCGGCAAAAGAACGAATGGGCAATCCCGAGGTCCAATTCATAGCCATCATTTCGCTTCCGATAGGTGGGAAATCTTTTTCTGTGATGATGATGCAAGGATAAGCTATGGAAGTAAATACCGGCGCATCCCCGAAATCGATAACCTGTCGGATTCGGGTAAACCGGGAAAGGTGGCCGCGAAGCTTCTTGCCATATGCGGCTCGAAAATACTTGTTGGAAGTGATGAAGCAAAGAACCCCTCCCAATTTCAACAACTCGAGGGATTGATCGAAAAAATAGACGTAGAGGTCTGCGGTACTGGTAAACCTGGGATATTGCGCCTTCAGTTTCGGTTTGAGCTGTTTTATTTTTTCCTGGCGAACGTATGGTGGATTGCCGATGACGATGTCAAATCCATCTTTCTCCCCGAACATCCATTCAGCATCGAAAAACTCTGATGACGCGTTTTGATCGTAAGGATCCCAGCCGGCCACTTTCCGGGCCGACCCGGCTTCCCAACCATCTTCGCAGAGGTGCTTTTCCAACTCCTTTCGAAGCTCCCGGTCCTTATCCCGGTGCTTTGTTTTGGTCTTCCAGGTCTTGGCGTTGAAATGGCGGTGCCGGATTTCTTCCAATTCTTTTTCAATCTCCCGGGTGGCATTTGATTTTAGTTGTTGCTGTCCCTTGAGGCCGATCAGGGTATCGGCTGCCACAAACTTGGTTTCCAGGTTCGGCAGTGGCTTGATCCCCAGGTTGTTTGACGGATCATCGTTTTTGGCTTGGTCCACCATAAGCGAGATGAAAAAACGCATTCGGCTGATCTCAACGGCAATAGGCTGGATGTCCACCCCGAAAATACAGTTTTCGATCAGATAGAGCTTGCGGGTATAATCGGAGGCCTCTCGTTCAAAAGAATCGCTGACCGTTTTCAGCCGCTTTTCCCGCTCGGTCCGGTCTTCGATTCGTAACGCCCCTTCAACCTCTTCCATGGCAATCTTGATCTGGGTCTTTCGCCACTGCTCATTGTCCGGATCGAGTTTTTTCAGGGCGCGGACCACACAATGGAGCACCCCCATGGGAAAAGCGCCCGAACCGCAGGCCGGGTCCAGGATTTTCACCCGGCTCAGGGCCTCGATGATGGCCAGCTTTTCGGTTGCGTTATCGAATGGCTGCCGGCCGGTATCGCCCAACAGGATTTGCAATTGCTTTCGTATGTCCGCAAGCCGGGCCTGAGATTCGTCTTTTTCCGTATTTTCCCGGCTTGTTTTTCTCTCATCCGTCTTGAACACGATTCGTTCCAGATACGCCACCAGCGATTCGACAACCATATAATCAACAATCTCGCGGGGTGTATAAAAGCTGCCGGTCTGTTTTCTGGCCGTGGTTTTTGTTTCCGGATTGTATGCTGCCAGTAAGTTCTCGAACACCTTGCCCAGCAACTCCGGGTCCAAGGCGATATCCTGCTCCAGGGGTGTGTTTTCGTCTATGGTGAACTTGTATGCGTGCAAAAGGGGAATCAGGCCCCGCACCGTGCAAAATTTGGCCTTTTTTTCGCCATATTCCTTGTGAAGATCGACCTCTTTTTCATCACCCCAAAACAGTTCTTCCGGAACCTCCAGCGGGTTTTGGACATGGTCGGAAAATCCGTCAACGCGGATCACCATCGGGTTGCCCTGCCGGGTTTTTCGGGTCGGATCGGGCTTGTCCTGGCACTCGAACAAGCCGCAGTTGAGGAATGGAGACTGGCTCTGCAACCGCATAAACTCATTTGAATCACGGAAAAGGCGTTCATAACGATACAAGTTGGTCACGTTATAGTGATGGCTCCGGTTTCCATTTAATTTTCGAAATTCCCGCTTGCCGACCTCCTGGTTGAATGTGGCAAAAAAGAGGTTCTGAAGAATCGCCTTGTAGTATTTGGAATCATCGCCATTGGGCTTGAGCAGGTTGTAAACTTCCCGCCGATCGAAAAGCTCGCTTGCCACCAGTCCTTTTTCCTTCAGGAACCAGGTGAAAAGGAGCCGAATGACCAAACGGATTACATTCTTGGAATTATGGGCCTGAAGGGCTTCGTTATAGGCTGAATCTGACTTTTCGTTTTTTGGGACCGGCGCACCAGGGAAGACCACGTTTCGACACGCCCAGAGAAACCAGTCGAAAAGCTCCTTGTAGAATTTTTCGCTGAGGACATCGGTGTCGAATACGGCCCGCCACTGGTCGTAGAGAGCCCGGAAAGACCGAACCGCATTACGGCCTTTGCGCTCGATTCGAAGATCGTTCAGGATGCGATGGTGCCCGGCATGGGGCCGGGCCAGGTCAATATTGCGCAGCAGGGAGATGCGCCCCGGCTTTTCCCCTTCGCGCCAGGTCTGTTTGTAGACGCTTCGTTCGCAGGTGGCCAGGGACGCCATGTCCCTTCCATTGCTTCTGTAACGAAAAAGGATAACCACCGGATGATTGGAAAAGGACCGGTTGAAGGCTCGGGTCAGGTCGGCCATGGCGGATCGCGTGGGAGGGAGGCCGCCCTCTCTTTCCGTCAACGCAACGGCAAAAAGAGCCATGCCCTAGTAGTCGGCCAGCCCGGCATCGATAAGGGCATCGGCCATCTCCTTTCCCCCCGCTCCATCGAAGGCCTCTTCACTGACCACACCCGGAAAATAGACCTTTTCGACGGCATGCCGAAAGGATTCCCGGTAATTGTCCTTGAGAAGGTCATTGATGGGAACGGGAAGCTCGGTAATACGTTGGATGGGGAAACGGAGTTCTTTTTCGAACAAATCGATTACGGCGGCGCAAATTTCCGAGGTATTGCAAAGGCGCTCGAGGGCAGAAGGGATGGTCATTGCCGTCTCCGGTAGAATGGATATGGATGGAACATTGGTCTACTCCAGGCTGATAAGCAGCCAGAGAATCAGGTCCACATTCTCCGACTTGAAACGTTCTTCATACGATTTGCTGCCGGCCAAGGTTTTCTGATTCAGTCCCCCCTGTTGGATGCGGGCGATGAGATCCATGGTGGCCGATCCGGCCACCTTTCCCCCTTCTTCGGTTTCGTCCTCCACCCGGGATCGCAGCCAGTTTTTCAGGGCCGCCTGCCAGATGCCCATCTCCAGCGGATTGCCTTCATCGATCCCTTTGGGAACCATCCGTTCATGGTCTTTGTGGCTGGAGAGCAGTTGAAGCACATCCCCCGGGCTTTCCACGACATCCGCCCCATCCCGGTCGATGTAAACCAGGTCGTGGGCCTGGTAGCGATGCTTGCGGTCGCCGGGCTTTCGGGCCGGATAACCGAGCAGGGCCACGATCCCGGCCTTGGAGCAATGCGCGGCATCGCCGACAAAGCCGGTATACACCCCGTTGGGCATTTGGGCGTATCGCTGCTCGTTGCCGGATAGCTCCTCCATGAGGTCCTGGCGGAAGGTCTCCAGGGAAAAACTGTCAAAGCCGATGCGGTCGTCCCCCATTTCGATATCGTCCCAGGTGGTCTGCATCTGCCGCAGCAACTTGGCCTCCTGGGATTGCCGGATATGTTCGTCTTTTAGAATCTCGGCGATATTCTCTGTGAAATCTTTATGCACCTCCGCGCCGATTAACCGCATCTGCGCCATCTTGTCTTCGATGCGCCGCTGGAGCCTCAAGTATTCGTCCAATTCCCGGGTGGGCCAGAAATTGGCGGCAAACACCCGGTTGTTGGGGGAGCCGAGCCGGTCGATCCGACCCATGCGCTGGATGGCCCGGACCGGGTTCCAGTGGATATCGTAATTGACTACGAAATCGCAGTCCTGAAGGTTTTGCCCCTCGCTGAGGCAATCGGTTGCGATGAGGATATCGATGGGGTGATGGAGGATGTCCGGCGTTCGCGGGTCGTGATCGAAGATCCATTCGCGCCAGGCTTCGTATTGATCGGCCAGGGGCATCTCGGGGTCCGGAGATTCGAATTTGGGCCATTCCTTTTCGATGAAAAGCTTGGTGTACGGCACAAACCGTTGGAGGATCGGCTCAAAATCATTCATGGATCGACCCTTGTCCCATACCCGGCTGCCGTTGCCGGCCACCATGGCGATCCGTGGCCAACCCCTCCGTCGCAATTCTTCGTACAGATATATGGCCGTGTCTGCATAAGCGGTAAAGACCAGGATTTTCTTATTGCCACGGTTGGCTCCGGCAGCCTGTTTCTCGCCGATCAGGGTCATAAGTCGGGCAAGTTTGCCGTCCCGGCTTTGCCGCTTCGCCTTGGCGCCCTTTTCCGCTGCAATACGGTTTTCAAACAAGGCAAGGTTGGCCCGGATGCCGTTCAACGCCTTGATGTCCTTGTGCAGGTGATTCTTGAACCGATTCAGGTTGCCGGCGGCATCGATTTCCGAAATAGGGATTGCCCGTTTGCCCAACGTCAAATCATGGAAGAACGCGTCATCCTCACCCATCAGATCGGCAAACAGCGGATCGATCGCCTCACCGTGCACAGCCCCCTTCTGGTAGGCCTTGACCTTGGCCAGGGCCGATTCATGCTGGTCGGCCACCCGCTCCAGTGTCGTTTGAAACGATTTCCAGCTCGATTCCAGACGTTTGACCAACAGGATCTGCATCATGCGGGTCAGGAAAAAATCACGCTGGCGTTCGTCTTCCAGAATACTGACGTCTTCCGTCTCGGCCAGGTAATAGGCCGGCATATAGGCGGCAAAATATTTGGGGAAAGCGCCGAGCAATTCTTCGATGCTTTCGTAGGTGCCGCCCAAGGGGCCATCGAGGAAGATGTTTTGCGGTTTTTCTTTTTGCGGGAAATCCAGCTTTTCGGTGTATCCGGCCACCAGTCTGCGCGTCCGGGCCACCACGAGGGCATCGGTCAACCTGAAAAAATCCCTCGGCAACATCAGGATAAAGGTGGCCAGGTTCCGGTCGTCATCCCTTGCCCACTGGAAGAACGCCTGGTTGGCCCGCCTGAACAGGGCGTCTATATTATTGATCCCCAAGGTGTCGTAAAAACCGTCATGGCTGTCTTTGACCAGCAACTTGAACTGGTTGCGAACGTCGATGAGGGTATTGTTGATGGGGGTGGCGGAAAGCAGCAGGACCTTCACTTCATCGTTGGGTCTTAGAAGTTGTTCCACTAAGAATTTGTACCGCCCTGATCGGCTGTTTCGAAGGTTATGACTCTCATCGATCACCAACAGCTTGGGCCGGTCACTCTGGAAAAAAGCCATCCCCAGTCGATCCTGATGGCTTTCCAGGCGGTCGCCCTGCAAATCCGTATGGTAGCGGATAATGTAGTCGAGGTTGTCCTTTTCGAACCTCGAGTCGTGATGTTGCAGATACTGGCGCCAGTTGTGGTCCAGCCGTTTGGGGCAAAGCAAAACAATATCGTAGCCCTGGGACTGATAGTACTTCATTACGGCCAGGGCGCTCCAGGTTTTCCCGAGCCCGACGGCATCGGCCAGTATCGCCCCGCCGTAGGTCTGCATCATTTTGATGAGGCTGAGCACTCCTTGCCGTTGAAATGCATAAAGGCATTTCCATATCTCGCTGTGCTCCAGCCGGCCCAGGTTGCGGTTGATGGCCGGGTCCTCATGAAAGTCCATCAACGGCCTGCCGAACAATTCGAATAAAGTTTTATAATACAGATCCAAGGGGGTGTATTGAACAAAAATTCGGCTGATCTGATCGATGAGGTACTGCTTGAAATCGACTGGCTTGCCGGCAACGGTCTTTCTAAATTGAGCCTCCCGACGCTCCCAAAGCCGGGAAAACCAGGAACGTATCTCCCTGAAGTCCGAATCCGTTCCCTGCCCGACGGTATTGAGTTCGATGTTATGGGTGGGCTTCAAGCCCAAACCGGCTCCGGTCAGGTTGGAACTGCCCAAGATGAAATAGCTGGAAGGTTTCTCCGGTCCTTTAAAGATCCAGCTTTTGGCGTGGCAAAAATTGGGCTCCAGGGTTTTGGTCAGCACCTTCTCCTGCTTGAGAAACGCGACGGCTTTCTTGGCAGCACTAGATAATGCTAATGCCCCTTCCACGGTAATGTCTTCATTCAACAAATCCAGAGGCCGCTCTTCGTTAATTTCATCGTCCACGATATCGCCTATTATAAATCGGAACCTATCAATGCGGTCATTGATCCGATCAGCCAAATAGGCCAGCGCGCCAACGGTGAAATACCCCGTGACGGCATCGATGGAACCCTCTTGCGTATATTTGGCAATCCACTCGTGGACTTTTTTGTTCTCGTTTCGATTATCGATGATCATGAGCGAAAAGACCGTTTTTTAATAAGCGGAAATGGCGGGATAATTATAGGGTCATGCGTATCCATGCATAAAAAGCCAGATCTTTGTTTAGTCTTTGGGTGTAAAAATGTCAAGAATTAGCGTAAAATCCAAGTATTAGCGGTTTTTTTTAGACCATCTATAGGCGTTGAAACAGAAATTTTTCAACGACGATAAAAATCAGGTTCGGATTTTTATAACACCATTTGACTTGGGCATGGTTGAGCGGTACAACCTGTTGAATGCAGGCGCCGGCGCTTATTACCACATGTCAAGGCAAGAACCGTTTGACAAGCGCTCCGGATCATCATTTAATGAATAACACTACCGTTGCACCCGGCATCTGAACCGCTTTTCAGCCGCTGGCCAAACCGACTATTCCCTTCAACCGAAGAAAATCCGATCCCCCAACGCGTAGCGGTCGACTGGTCCCATTTGGTACCCCCACAGCAAAAGGAGGCCTCCATGAGTGTCAAGATTCTGATCACCCGGACGGTTCCCGGCAACAAAGGGAAGGAAATGCTCAAACTTTTCAAGGAGATGCGATCGCTGGCCACATCCCAGCCCGGATACATCTCCGGGGAAACCCTGAAAAGCAACGATCGCCCCGATGTCTTTCTGGTCATCAGCACCTGGCAAGCGGCGCAGGATTGGGAACAGTGGCTCTTGAGCAAGGAGCGGCAGGCAATCCAGGAGAAAATCGACGCTTTGCTCGGGGGGCATACCCACTACGAGATGTTCCATTACGGCTTAAGGGATTGAGCCTCTAAACGCTGAACAGGCTGAACTTTCCCACCCAGGTATCTTTCCGGAACCGGTCGCAGGCCACGGCGACCCGGTCGATGGCGTAATCGTATTCTCCTGTGAACCGCAGGTTGTCCTATTTCCACCATAACCGGGATTCCAACGGTTGGCATCCCGTCCGGCCGAATATCGGTTTTCGATGGAGAATGCAACTATCGCTTGCCAATCGGGGAAAAACCGATACACTACGAGTTTAATACCAACATACAGAAAGGGCTGAGCGGACATGCGGGAAGGAAGCGAAAACGAATCGTCCAAACCGATGGAATTGCATTTTACCCGAACCAACGGCGCTTTCGACGAATCCATCGATGCGCTGATCGAGGGCGCGGGCGGCATCGCCCATCCGGATATCGTGCGGGAGAT
This window of the uncultured Desulfosarcina sp. genome carries:
- a CDS encoding TaqI-like C-terminal specificity domain-containing protein translates to MADLTRAFNRSFSNHPVVILFRYRSNGRDMASLATCERSVYKQTWREGEKPGRISLLRNIDLARPHAGHHRILNDLRIERKGRNAVRSFRALYDQWRAVFDTDVLSEKFYKELFDWFLWACRNVVFPGAPVPKNEKSDSAYNEALQAHNSKNVIRLVIRLLFTWFLKEKGLVASELFDRREVYNLLKPNGDDSKYYKAILQNLFFATFNQEVGKREFRKLNGNRSHHYNVTNLYRYERLFRDSNEFMRLQSQSPFLNCGLFECQDKPDPTRKTRQGNPMVIRVDGFSDHVQNPLEVPEELFWGDEKEVDLHKEYGEKKAKFCTVRGLIPLLHAYKFTIDENTPLEQDIALDPELLGKVFENLLAAYNPETKTTARKQTGSFYTPREIVDYMVVESLVAYLERIVFKTDERKTSRENTEKDESQARLADIRKQLQILLGDTGRQPFDNATEKLAIIEALSRVKILDPACGSGAFPMGVLHCVVRALKKLDPDNEQWRKTQIKIAMEEVEGALRIEDRTEREKRLKTVSDSFEREASDYTRKLYLIENCIFGVDIQPIAVEISRMRFFISLMVDQAKNDDPSNNLGIKPLPNLETKFVAADTLIGLKGQQQLKSNATREIEKELEEIRHRHFNAKTWKTKTKHRDKDRELRKELEKHLCEDGWEAGSARKVAGWDPYDQNASSEFFDAEWMFGEKDGFDIVIGNPPYVRQEKIKQLKPKLKAQYPRFTSTADLYVYFFDQSLELLKLGGVLCFITSNKYFRAAYGKKLRGHLSRFTRIRQVIDFGDAPVFTSIAYPCIIITEKDFPPIGSEMMAMNWTSGLPIRSFADVFNNERFALAQEELKTDAWRLEIPEILAIMKKLNSAGTTLSQHITNRLYRGIITGLNEAFIIDNKIRNRLIAEDPSCDKIIKPFLKGRDIKRWRVVFSEQYLIKIESSENVAHPWTGLSAKEAEIVFEKAYPSIFKWFGLYRDRLISRYDQGQYYWELRACKYWKDFLKPKILYPDIYDHQSYAFDYKGYFCANTCYFIPEDNKYLCALLNSTLIEWFYRRLSNSIRGGYLRSFSVYMEQLPIVRCNSILLKEKIEKLVGKLIDKNGLGVIPIEAELDARIAALYGLTKDEYSIIIGDSGQPEPFRVAALNFFEDIQREGSHGPAA
- a CDS encoding SNF2-related protein; amino-acid sequence: MIIDNRNENKKVHEWIAKYTQEGSIDAVTGYFTVGALAYLADRINDRIDRFRFIIGDIVDDEINEERPLDLLNEDITVEGALALSSAAKKAVAFLKQEKVLTKTLEPNFCHAKSWIFKGPEKPSSYFILGSSNLTGAGLGLKPTHNIELNTVGQGTDSDFREIRSWFSRLWERREAQFRKTVAGKPVDFKQYLIDQISRIFVQYTPLDLYYKTLFELFGRPLMDFHEDPAINRNLGRLEHSEIWKCLYAFQRQGVLSLIKMMQTYGGAILADAVGLGKTWSALAVMKYYQSQGYDIVLLCPKRLDHNWRQYLQHHDSRFEKDNLDYIIRYHTDLQGDRLESHQDRLGMAFFQSDRPKLLVIDESHNLRNSRSGRYKFLVEQLLRPNDEVKVLLLSATPINNTLIDVRNQFKLLVKDSHDGFYDTLGINNIDALFRRANQAFFQWARDDDRNLATFILMLPRDFFRLTDALVVARTRRLVAGYTEKLDFPQKEKPQNIFLDGPLGGTYESIEELLGAFPKYFAAYMPAYYLAETEDVSILEDERQRDFFLTRMMQILLVKRLESSWKSFQTTLERVADQHESALAKVKAYQKGAVHGEAIDPLFADLMGEDDAFFHDLTLGKRAIPISEIDAAGNLNRFKNHLHKDIKALNGIRANLALFENRIAAEKGAKAKRQSRDGKLARLMTLIGEKQAAGANRGNKKILVFTAYADTAIYLYEELRRRGWPRIAMVAGNGSRVWDKGRSMNDFEPILQRFVPYTKLFIEKEWPKFESPDPEMPLADQYEAWREWIFDHDPRTPDILHHPIDILIATDCLSEGQNLQDCDFVVNYDIHWNPVRAIQRMGRIDRLGSPNNRVFAANFWPTRELDEYLRLQRRIEDKMAQMRLIGAEVHKDFTENIAEILKDEHIRQSQEAKLLRQMQTTWDDIEMGDDRIGFDSFSLETFRQDLMEELSGNEQRYAQMPNGVYTGFVGDAAHCSKAGIVALLGYPARKPGDRKHRYQAHDLVYIDRDGADVVESPGDVLQLLSSHKDHERMVPKGIDEGNPLEMGIWQAALKNWLRSRVEDETEEGGKVAGSATMDLIARIQQGGLNQKTLAGSKSYEERFKSENVDLILWLLISLE
- a CDS encoding antibiotic biosynthesis monooxygenase family protein, which codes for MSVKILITRTVPGNKGKEMLKLFKEMRSLATSQPGYISGETLKSNDRPDVFLVISTWQAAQDWEQWLLSKERQAIQEKIDALLGGHTHYEMFHYGLRD